The sequence ACGAGACGAGGGTTCTGAGCTCCACCGCCCCATCCTCCACTCCCTTCCTTCATCGCCGTCTTTTTTCTAGAATCGAATCGAAGCTGCACACGGTCTCTCTTGGCCTCTCTTTCCCCATCTGTTCTTGTTGTAAGTACTCCAGCTCTAATTTCCCTTCCCCTAGTCGCCACGCTTGATTTTTCTCTCGATCTGTTTGCAATGGAAAGAAAACCTGATGCTCGTTTCCTTCTAATCTCAgggtttctctctctccttcggaGGGAAATTACATGTGCCGAATTGTGGTTTTCGTTCGTTCGGGAGTGATTTCTCTGGAGATGGTTCCGTCTATCATCCGGAAAGGTATATCTCAGCAGCCCCCTCCTCCTTACTTCCAGCCATTGCAGGAAGGGATGTGCTCTGTGCTCACAGGCCATGAGATGTATCAACcaccactggaagaggaacaaaTGGGAGGTGGTGGGATTCCGGGATTGAAGAACTGGGTCACCAGGAGCTTCGGCGCTGGCAACAACGGGCTGGGTGAGGAAGGGGGTGTGGGATCTGGTGGTCCTCTTGGTGCAATGGGGTATGGGGACTTGCAGAGATCCATCGATACATTTGGCCAGAGAACATCTCAGTATAGAGGTGTCACAAGGTCAGTATGTAGGAGCTCTTAGTTTCTTCTACAGCTGATGGCTTGTTTTCTTATTGGATCTTGTTCTTTCTTCTATATATTGTTTATTGCTCTAGTACAGTCCTACTTCCTTTGTTCATCTCTCttcatatttttaatgctctgTTTATATATAAAAACTCTTGCGTAGCTGTTGTTTATTTCCTATATATGTTTGTAAGTTTTTTGTGCTTATGTGTGATGTGGGATGGCTCTAaccattttgttttcttttagaaaatttttctatgatCATATAAAGACTCTGGTTTTGTGCATCAGGCATAGGTGGACTGGTAGGTATGAAGCCCATCTGTGGGACAATAGTTGCAAGAAGGAAGGCCAAACAAGGAAAGGAAGACAaggtttttttttcaaacaaacTATATCCACTACCATCTTATGATTTCAACTATCATATTCAGTCTATGGTACAAACTGACTATTTAATCATATTTGGTTTGCCATGTTCTTTCCTGGGAATGTCATGAATGAAATCTATGTTTCTTGTGCAGTTTACTTGGGTGAGCCCCCGCTCTCTTTATCTACCTCTTTTATCTATtttaatcttcttcttcttctttaggaTATTCTTGTTGTCTCCAAGACATGAAAAATTTTACTCAGCTCTCTCTTCTCTGGATTCCAGGGGGGTATGACATGGAAGAGAAAGCTGCAAGAGCCTATGACTTGGCTGCCCTCAAATACTGGGGACCTTCCACACATATCAACTTCCCGGTATGATTGAATCAGTACAGGCTTTTAGTTACTGAAATTTAAACTCCTTTTTGCTGGAAACACGTCTGAAATCGTTTTCATTCAGTTGGAAGATTATCAACAAGAACTCGAGGAAATGAAGAACATGAGTCGACAAGAATATGTTGCTCATTTGAGAAGGTAAATGTTCTTTCCTTATGTTGTAGGCCACTTCCAATGCTTGGTgcttgtaatattttatttcatgttcATCTCTGTTGCAGAAAAAGTAGTGGGTTCTCACGAGGAGCTTCTATGTACCGAGGCGTGACGAGGTTAGTCTCGCCGCTATTCATGATTAAACGACATCATTTTCTTATTTGTTCAAGAATTTTTTATACACTTGCTGCTTCTATTCATCTCCAGGCACCACCAGCATGGAAGATGGCAAGCTCGAATTGGGAGGGTTTCAGGAAACAAAGATCTTTATCTTGGAACCTTCAGTAAGTTTTTGAGGTTAGAAGTCCAACCGCTATGCTGCACCCAATCTAagatgctgaaatttcagaggtCCTGTCGAAGAATGTGGTTACTGGCAATGACTCTGGTTTTGTGCATCAGGCATAGGTGGATTGGTAGGTATGAAGCCCATCTGTTCGGGAGTGATTtctctgaaaattttttttaaaaaaaaataatattctaacgacgctttaaagcgtcgttaaaatcacgaaatttttttaaaaaaaaataatattctaacgacgctttaaagcgtcgttaaaatcacgaattttttttaaaaaaataatattctaacgacgctttaaagcgtcgttaaaatcacgaaatttttttaaaaaaaatattattctaacgacgctttaaagcgtcgttaaaatcacatttaacgacgctttaaagcgtcgctaaaaagcgtcgctaatttccgacgcttttaaaagcgtcggaaaatattttccccactgtagcataggcgacgccTTACCGACGCTTAggaaagcgtcgggatggtttttaccgacgcttaaaagcgtcgctaaaggccaaaaaaaagcgtcgctaatgcccaattttcttgtagtgcatGGAAGAGGATGACCGGGTACAATTTGGTATATGACACAGTTCCTCCCACGTATCCTGTGGACCAAGACCTCATAAAGCTGTGTCTGTTGGACCATTTGATGCGACTAGGATGTGGTGACCATTTCACTAAGGAAATGGCAGATGCCATGGATCACATTTATCGGTTAGCTTACAATTTTAGCCTCTCTTCCTGcttgaatattttttaattttttggtcaTGTTATATcatcttcatttttattttttttgaatttcatcaACTTATCGCAATCTTCTGCAGGAGAGGGAAAATGCCAGCTCGTTTATAGTTTCCATACTGTTTTCCTCAAATGTTATATCATGTTTTGAGGTCTCTCATACacgatttttttttctagttatCATCACCAATGATCACTTAGCTGAAGCACGGTTCCGTGCAAACAAGGGCGATTAGTTGACAATTCACCAGCTATTAATTTgaactttaattttttaaatagtttatttttttaaaaaaataaaaattgaaaattagaAGCTTCGCCAAAGATTATGTGTCTAGTGGTTACTTAATAACTCTACAATATTATCCATCTAGCTCACAATGCATTCTATTACCTACAATATCTTTCTGATAAAAAATAATCTTCAAATCTTATTGTTGTTATTATCATTGTTTTTGTTGTTGctgttattattactattattactatTGTAGCGCTTATATGAAGAATGATATgtagataaattttataaaaggaCATATCAACCATCATCAAATGTTTGCATGGTATTATTTCTCATCCGAACTTTTGTTTTTGAGCGAGAGATGGAAGTTCGATTTTGGATGGTATAAGCCCTTGCTCCAACTTGCCTGATCATAGCCGACTAGTCTAAGGCGTTGGAATATAACATAGCCATGCTATTCATGAGCCCATAATTGGTACTCCTCGTGTAGGAATTGGGGTACGGAGGAGCTACAACTGTCTAAAATGCACAATTTGCCGCTCCAAATATTCAGGGATTCTTTAGCTTTTCAACTCCTGAGGAGGCACGGCCATCGAATATCTCCAGGTAAGGATTCtacatatgtatctatataatatatatatacatatatatatacatatatatatatatatatatatatacatatatatatatatatatatatatatatatatatatatatatatacatacacagaCATCTAGATAAATATATACATCATTGCTCTTACATGGAAAGGAAAGTGGTTGATTGCTTTTTATGTCATAGAGAGGTTTTGCTGGTTTATGCGTGATCCGCAAATACTCTTGCACATAGAAGAGAACtaccaagacttcttgggagcCATGTATACCGTCTACAGAGCCACGCATTTGATGTTTATAGAGGAATTGGAACTTGAAAATGCCAAAActttttccaagaaaatatTGCAACAGGGATTGCCAAGCGAAGATTTGAAAGACAGCCTTTGGGCTCTTTCTGATCTCCAGAAAGAGGTAACTAAAACgacttctttttttcaaaaattgagGTAGCTAGATAGCTTGCACTACTAGTTCTCTTTCAGCCCCACCAAAGTTTCTCGCACCAATGAGTTACTTGGCGTTACATGGCTCAAGTGAGCATCCCCTCGTGAATCATGCATGCCACATCAACATCAAGAAACTTTTTTTATCAGTGGTTGAAGAGTGACGTTACTCTTTCAACAAATTTTCTCTTTCACATGGTCAATCTAGAGTTGAAAAAGGCAAGAAGTGCTAAATATCATAAGATGTCAAAGAATGTGCTTGGCCCACAATCTAGTTCAATTCGTGTAAATTGCTGAAGTAAATATTTATCATCTAGACATCATGTTGTACATTAGTGGTTTCAACAACTAGTATTTTAATTTGGTAATTTTTAATGTCTGTATGCTAAATCAGATTGAGCATGAGTTGAAGAATCTGTGGTTAGCACGAATGGATCATCTAGAGCACCGGATGTACATAGAAAGAAGTAAAGACTATAATCTATGGATTGGAAAGTCCTCCTCTTGCAGGTAGCACACATAGCAATTAAGTACACATTATATGTGCTTATTATGGTTGGTGACATCAAATGCTTTATGTAAAATTGCAGGCTGACATGCCTTGACGACATTATCCAACTTGCCACAAAAAATTTCATGACTCGCCAATCAGTCTACAGGACTGAACTTGAGGAACTAAAGAGGTAGGCCTCAAGATTAAAGCAAATTAAATGGTTCTCCTCTTTCTTAAGCAAAGTAATAAAtgctctttttcctttctttttttttttgagaagaaaagTATTCGATCTTATGGACAGAATGCTATCacattttttcctcttttcctttGTTTGGTTATTTAATTGATTCTCTACTATAtgatatcaatacatcatactAGGTGGTCCAAAGATATAGGCCTTGCCAACATGGGCTTTGGACGAGAGAACAACAAACTGCTACTTCCTTGCTTCCACTCCCATTTCCTTTCCTTTAGATTCTGAGGCGCGAAAAATTGTGGCAAAGTGTGCAATCTTAGTTACAGTTGCAGATGCTTTTTTTGATGAGCATGGTTCATTGGATGAACTACAATGCCTCACTGAAGCAGT is a genomic window of Phoenix dactylifera cultivar Barhee BC4 chromosome 4, palm_55x_up_171113_PBpolish2nd_filt_p, whole genome shotgun sequence containing:
- the LOC113461644 gene encoding uncharacterized protein LOC113461644 isoform X2; protein product: MCRIVVFVRSGVISLEMVPSIIRKGISQQPPPPYFQPLQEGMCSVLTGHEMYQPPLEEEQMGGGGIPGLKNWVTRSFGAGNNGLGEEGGVGSGGPLGAMGYGDLQRSIDTFGQRTSQYRGVTRHRWTGRYEAHLWDNSCKKEGQTRKGRQVYLGGYDMEEKAARAYDLAALKYWGPSTHINFPLEDYQQELEEMKNMSRQEYVAHLRRKSSGFSRGASMYRGVTRHHQHGRWQARIGRVSGNKDLYLGTFSKFLRLEVQPLCCTQSKMLKFQRSCRRMWLLAMTLVLCIRHRWIVPPTYPVDQDLIKLCLLDHLMRLGCGDHFTKEMADAMDHIYRNWGTEELQLSKMHNLPLQIFRDSLAFQLLRRHGHRISPERFCWFMRDPQILLHIEENYQDFLGAMYTVYRATHLMFIEELELENAKTFSKKILQQGLPSEDLKDSLWALSDLQKEIEHELKNLWLARMDHLEHRMYIERSKDYNLWIGKSSSCRLTCLDDIIQLATKNFMTRQSVYRTELEELKRWSKDIGLANMGFGRENNKLLLPCFHSHFLSFRF
- the LOC113461644 gene encoding uncharacterized protein LOC113461644 isoform X1, translated to MCRIVVFVRSGVISLEMVPSIIRKGISQQPPPPYFQPLQEGMCSVLTGHEMYQPPLEEEQMGGGGIPGLKNWVTRSFGAGNNGLGEEGGVGSGGPLGAMGYGDLQRSIDTFGQRTSQYRGVTRHRWTGRYEAHLWDNSCKKEGQTRKGRQVYLGGYDMEEKAARAYDLAALKYWGPSTHINFPLEDYQQELEEMKNMSRQEYVAHLRRKSSGFSRGASMYRGVTRHHQHGRWQARIGRVSGNKDLYLGTFSKFLRLEVQPLCCTQSKMLKFQRSCRRMWLLAMTLVLCIRHRWIGSAWKRMTGYNLVYDTVPPTYPVDQDLIKLCLLDHLMRLGCGDHFTKEMADAMDHIYRNWGTEELQLSKMHNLPLQIFRDSLAFQLLRRHGHRISPERFCWFMRDPQILLHIEENYQDFLGAMYTVYRATHLMFIEELELENAKTFSKKILQQGLPSEDLKDSLWALSDLQKEIEHELKNLWLARMDHLEHRMYIERSKDYNLWIGKSSSCRLTCLDDIIQLATKNFMTRQSVYRTELEELKRWSKDIGLANMGFGRENNKLLLPCFHSHFLSFRF
- the LOC113461644 gene encoding uncharacterized protein LOC113461644 isoform X3, translating into MCRIVVFVRSGVISLEMVPSIIRKGISQQPPPPYFQPLQEGMCSVLTGHEMYQPPLEEEQMGGGGIPGLKNWVTRSFGAGNNGLGEEGGVGSGGPLGAMGYGDLQRSIDTFGQRTSQYRGVTRHRWTGRYEAHLWDNSCKKEGQTRKGRQVYLGGYDMEEKAARAYDLAALKYWGPSTHINFPLEDYQQELEEMKNMSRQEYVAHLRRKSSGFSRGASMYRGVTRHHQHGRWQARIGRVSGNKDLYLGTFSKFLRLEVQPLCCTQSKMLKFQRSCRRMWLLAMTLVLCIRHRWIGRNWGTEELQLSKMHNLPLQIFRDSLAFQLLRRHGHRISPERFCWFMRDPQILLHIEENYQDFLGAMYTVYRATHLMFIEELELENAKTFSKKILQQGLPSEDLKDSLWALSDLQKEIEHELKNLWLARMDHLEHRMYIERSKDYNLWIGKSSSCRLTCLDDIIQLATKNFMTRQSVYRTELEELKRWSKDIGLANMGFGRENNKLLLPCFHSHFLSFRF